In one window of Flavobacterium ginsengisoli DNA:
- a CDS encoding DUF1772 domain-containing protein encodes MLVIACISRYNQNSFIFLITATLMYLLGVFLVTAFVNVPLNNKLEVFDISSSTEIATKQMRNIFERRWNFWNNIRTVASILSLLIVILTCIRENK; translated from the coding sequence ATGCTTGTTATTGCCTGTATTTCACGTTACAATCAAAACTCATTTATATTTTTGATTACCGCAACGCTAATGTATTTATTAGGTGTTTTTCTGGTAACGGCTTTTGTAAACGTTCCGCTGAACAACAAATTAGAAGTTTTCGACATTTCAAGTTCTACAGAAATAGCGACAAAGCAAATGCGAAATATATTTGAAAGACGTTGGAATTTTTGGAACAACATAAGAACAGTTGCATCAATATTAAGTTTGCTAATTGTGATTTTAACCTGTATTCGAGAAAACAAATAA
- a CDS encoding NAD(P)-dependent oxidoreductase: MKIIIFGATGTVGQELVKQAIAQGHQVTAFVRNPEKMQHVVNTNLILYKGDVLNAKQVENAIKNQDAVLCALGDGRTGTIRAAGTKTIIEAMENTGIKRLICQTTLGMGESYANLNFVWKHIMFGMLLKKAFADHKLQEHYILNSDLDYSIVRPSAFTDGEITNQFKIGFDGNLKGLNLKISRADVANFMLCNRF, encoded by the coding sequence ATGAAAATTATAATTTTTGGAGCAACAGGAACAGTAGGTCAAGAACTCGTAAAACAGGCAATAGCACAAGGCCACCAAGTTACAGCCTTTGTTCGTAATCCTGAAAAAATGCAACATGTAGTCAACACCAATTTAATACTTTATAAAGGAGACGTATTAAATGCCAAGCAAGTAGAAAATGCAATAAAAAATCAAGATGCGGTCTTGTGCGCCTTAGGTGATGGTAGAACAGGAACAATCAGAGCCGCGGGAACCAAAACAATTATTGAAGCAATGGAAAATACCGGAATAAAAAGATTGATTTGCCAAACTACATTAGGAATGGGCGAAAGTTACGCAAACCTAAATTTTGTCTGGAAACACATCATGTTTGGAATGTTGCTAAAAAAAGCTTTTGCAGATCATAAATTACAGGAGCACTATATTTTAAACAGCGATTTGGATTATTCCATTGTAAGACCAAGTGCTTTCACAGACGGAGAAATTACCAATCAATTTAAAATTGGGTTTGATGGGAATCTAAAAGGGCTCAATTTGAAAATTTCACGCGCAGATGTTGCGAACTTCATGCTTTGCAACAGGTTTTAG
- a CDS encoding GNAT family N-acetyltransferase, with protein MHIIYQSPKIIIREFLPEEKQTFLDLFEDNQVTQYLPNTSPERYIEMFSELLENYKNKNLSRWAIFDPTDNSFIGMCVARIFVHNTDQIEIGYVLSREYWGKSIATEVCSAITQYCFENTNTNEVVAITDLENTGSQNVLQKVGFKRLSNLIRNQEELAYFKIERL; from the coding sequence ATGCATATTATCTATCAAAGCCCCAAAATAATTATCCGCGAATTTTTGCCTGAGGAAAAACAGACATTCTTAGATCTTTTTGAAGATAATCAAGTGACGCAATATCTTCCTAATACTTCACCTGAAAGATATATCGAAATGTTTAGCGAACTGCTAGAAAATTATAAAAACAAAAATCTCAGCCGTTGGGCTATATTTGACCCTACCGATAATAGTTTTATAGGAATGTGTGTTGCCCGTATTTTTGTACACAATACAGATCAGATAGAGATTGGGTATGTGCTTAGTAGGGAATACTGGGGAAAAAGTATTGCTACAGAAGTATGCAGCGCTATAACGCAGTATTGTTTTGAAAATACAAATACAAATGAAGTGGTCGCTATAACAGATCTTGAGAACACTGGATCGCAAAATGTGTTGCAAAAAGTCGGGTTTAAGCGATTAAGCAATCTGATAAGAAATCAGGAGGAACTTGCTTATTTTAAAATAGAGAGATTATAA
- a CDS encoding helix-turn-helix domain-containing protein → MNFQTIIPDKSISLFVKNIWVFESEENKATTSLPFFADGFPGLMFHQSENGLTVKPHDKKMPEIFVYGQTINPIVLEISGSYSILVFQLYPFVLQTFFGILPQSINDNCYYLDNADNKITALNLELISCKTVNEKIDIISNLLLHYFETKKQNLDLEIRQAIAEIIDAKGQVPIRAIAEKQKINLRTFERRFLKETGLSPKQFAQILQFQASLEQLSVKNYTKLTDIVYENGFADQSHFIKVFKAFTGKTPKKFSQ, encoded by the coding sequence ATGAATTTTCAAACCATAATACCAGATAAATCTATTTCGCTTTTTGTAAAAAATATTTGGGTATTTGAAAGCGAAGAGAACAAAGCTACAACGAGTTTGCCATTTTTTGCAGATGGTTTTCCTGGTTTGATGTTTCATCAGTCCGAAAATGGATTGACGGTAAAACCTCATGATAAGAAAATGCCAGAAATTTTTGTTTACGGACAAACCATCAATCCAATTGTGCTAGAAATTTCAGGATCTTACTCTATTCTCGTTTTTCAGCTGTATCCTTTTGTCTTGCAAACCTTCTTTGGTATTCTTCCACAAAGCATAAATGATAACTGCTATTATTTGGACAATGCAGACAACAAAATTACAGCACTTAATCTGGAATTGATTTCATGCAAAACTGTAAACGAAAAAATTGACATTATTTCTAATCTGCTTCTACATTATTTTGAAACCAAAAAACAAAATCTCGATCTAGAAATACGTCAGGCAATTGCAGAAATTATAGATGCAAAAGGACAAGTGCCTATTCGAGCCATTGCTGAGAAGCAAAAGATCAATCTACGAACTTTTGAAAGGAGATTTTTAAAAGAAACTGGACTTTCACCCAAACAGTTTGCGCAAATATTGCAATTTCAAGCTTCATTGGAACAATTGTCCGTAAAGAATTATACAAAATTGACTGATATAGTTTACGAAAATGGCTTTGCAGATCAATCACATTTCATCAAAGTGTTTAAAGCATTTACAGGCAAAACACCAAAAAAATTCAGTCAATAA
- a CDS encoding TrkA C-terminal domain-containing protein, which translates to MKSAYQRWIIRAYRITNEKWIGISISEFERLISNKNIVIQRIRHKHQLLDPKPDTIIYKDDVLVIMGQHGIILDSLFSIGPEILDEDLLNFPLAHLDVTITNKAIEGITVKALRKASFYHGLMLNKITRENHEIPLESRTVLNRGDILNLSGRPAKLEEAAKEIGYLDRLTPETDIIFVGLGIVLGGLLGLLSVTLFGVSVTLTTSGGALVMGLIFGWLHSRTPVFGKIPEPALWIFDNVGLAAFIGLVGLAAGPSFISGLKETGFGILLAGVAVALIPHIIGMYFGRYVLKINPLILLGAQTGAGTSTIGLKAVQDAVGSKFPVLGYTIPYALANILLTAFGPILVGMMS; encoded by the coding sequence ATGAAAAGCGCTTATCAGAGATGGATTATTCGAGCCTATAGAATAACCAACGAGAAATGGATAGGAATCAGTATAAGCGAGTTTGAAAGATTAATATCTAACAAGAATATTGTGATCCAAAGGATACGCCATAAGCATCAATTGCTAGACCCGAAACCCGATACTATAATTTATAAAGATGATGTTTTGGTTATTATGGGACAGCACGGAATCATTTTAGACAGTCTCTTTTCTATTGGTCCAGAAATCTTGGATGAGGATTTATTAAACTTCCCATTAGCACATTTAGATGTTACAATAACCAATAAAGCAATTGAAGGAATAACAGTAAAAGCTCTTCGAAAAGCCAGTTTTTATCATGGACTAATGCTAAACAAAATAACGAGAGAGAATCATGAAATACCACTTGAATCGAGAACAGTTTTAAATAGAGGTGATATTTTAAATCTTTCAGGTAGACCTGCAAAATTGGAAGAAGCAGCGAAAGAAATAGGTTATCTGGATCGTTTAACTCCAGAGACCGATATCATTTTTGTCGGTTTAGGTATTGTTCTTGGCGGACTTTTAGGTTTGCTTTCGGTAACATTATTTGGAGTTTCGGTAACTTTAACAACAAGCGGTGGTGCGTTGGTAATGGGATTAATTTTTGGTTGGCTACATTCAAGAACTCCAGTTTTTGGAAAAATTCCAGAACCCGCTTTGTGGATATTTGACAACGTTGGACTTGCAGCGTTTATTGGTCTTGTTGGTCTTGCAGCCGGTCCAAGTTTTATTTCAGGTCTTAAAGAAACCGGTTTTGGTATTTTGCTTGCCGGTGTAGCAGTTGCTTTAATCCCGCATATCATAGGAATGTATTTTGGAAGATATGTATTAAAAATAAACCCTCTAATCTTACTTGGCGCGCAAACAGGTGCAGGTACCTCAACAATCGGATTAAAAGCTGTTCAAGATGCAGTAGGAAGCAAGTTTCCAGTTTTAGGCTATACCATTCCGTACGCATTAGCTAATATATTATTGACCGCTTTTGGACCAATACTTGTTGGTATGATGTCTTGA